A stretch of Crossiella cryophila DNA encodes these proteins:
- a CDS encoding SAM-dependent methyltransferase, with amino-acid sequence MTTLSAGPAAKAGRELPRPAEQRWPGLATAPHSPVRAWVAERLFRHAVRDLPVRVLLAGGERLGAGGPGTPVMRVLRPRDFFHRLGADAKIGFGESYMAGDWTASELADLLTPFAARMSRLIPKPLQALRHWVERTQPVAEKNTVDGARENIHRHYDLSNELFSLFLDPSMTYSAAWFAADGEDLELAQHRKIDGILDYAGVGQGTRLLEIGTGWGALAIRAAQRGAEVTSLTISPEQKQLAEQRIAAAGLSERITVRLQDYRQAEGGYDAVVSVEMIEAVGREFWPVYFSTLNRLTRPGGRVAIQAITMPHDRMLATAAGYTWIHKYIFPGGICPSLESIGRNVREDTELTGAGRRPLGPHYARTLRLWRERFLANWPRVEQLGFDRTFRRMWEFYLAYSEAGFRSGYLNVWQIALSRKG; translated from the coding sequence GTGACGACACTATCCGCTGGTCCTGCCGCGAAGGCCGGACGCGAACTGCCGCGGCCGGCCGAGCAACGCTGGCCCGGCCTGGCCACCGCACCGCACTCGCCGGTGCGCGCGTGGGTGGCCGAACGGCTGTTCCGGCACGCGGTGCGCGATCTGCCGGTGCGGGTGCTGCTGGCAGGCGGCGAACGCCTCGGCGCGGGCGGACCGGGCACGCCGGTCATGCGCGTGCTGCGGCCCCGCGACTTCTTCCACCGGCTCGGCGCGGACGCCAAGATCGGCTTCGGCGAGTCCTACATGGCCGGCGACTGGACCGCCTCCGAGCTGGCCGACCTGCTCACCCCGTTCGCCGCCCGGATGTCCCGGCTGATCCCGAAACCCCTGCAGGCGTTGCGGCACTGGGTGGAACGCACCCAGCCGGTCGCGGAGAAGAACACCGTGGACGGCGCCCGGGAGAATATTCACCGGCACTACGACCTGTCGAACGAGCTGTTCAGCCTGTTCCTGGACCCCAGCATGACCTACTCCGCGGCCTGGTTCGCCGCGGACGGCGAGGACCTGGAACTGGCCCAGCACCGCAAGATCGACGGCATCCTGGACTACGCGGGTGTGGGTCAGGGCACCCGATTGCTGGAGATCGGCACCGGCTGGGGCGCGCTGGCGATCCGGGCCGCCCAGCGCGGCGCCGAGGTCACCTCGCTGACCATCTCACCGGAGCAGAAGCAGCTCGCCGAGCAGCGGATCGCCGCGGCCGGGCTGAGTGAGCGGATCACCGTGCGGCTGCAGGACTACCGGCAGGCCGAGGGCGGCTACGACGCGGTGGTCAGCGTGGAGATGATCGAGGCGGTCGGCCGGGAGTTCTGGCCGGTGTACTTCAGCACGCTGAACCGGCTGACCAGGCCAGGCGGGCGGGTGGCGATCCAGGCGATCACCATGCCGCATGACCGGATGCTGGCCACCGCGGCCGGCTACACCTGGATCCACAAGTACATCTTCCCCGGCGGCATCTGCCCGTCGCTGGAGTCGATCGGGCGCAACGTGCGCGAGGACACCGAGCTGACCGGCGCGGGCCGCAGGCCGCTTGGTCCGCACTACGCGCGGACCCTGCGGCTGTGGCGGGAACGGTTCCTGGCCAACTGGCCCCGCGTCGAACAGCTCGGCTTCGACCGCACCTTCCGCCGGATGTGGGAGTTCTACCTGGCCTACTCCGAGGCCGGGTTCCGCTCCGGCTATCTCAACGTGTGGCAGATCGCCTTGTCCCGCAAGGGATAG
- a CDS encoding peroxiredoxin: protein MRVGDLVDEFELPDQDGKPRTLSGLLADGPVVLFFYPAAMTSGCTAESCHFRDLAAEFAAVGAQRVGISADPVDKQRQFAETNSFDYPLLSDVDRTVAKKFDVARRFGPLAVKRHTFVIGQDRRIIAVIKSELRMSVHADDALAALRAHAQS, encoded by the coding sequence ATGCGCGTCGGAGACCTCGTCGACGAGTTCGAGCTGCCCGACCAGGACGGCAAGCCCCGCACGCTCAGCGGGCTGCTCGCCGACGGTCCGGTGGTGCTGTTCTTCTACCCGGCCGCGATGACCTCCGGCTGCACCGCGGAGAGCTGCCACTTCCGGGACCTGGCCGCGGAGTTCGCCGCCGTCGGCGCGCAGCGGGTGGGCATCAGCGCGGACCCGGTGGACAAGCAGCGCCAGTTCGCCGAGACCAACTCCTTCGACTACCCGCTGCTGTCCGATGTGGACCGTACCGTGGCCAAGAAGTTCGACGTGGCAAGGCGATTCGGCCCGCTCGCGGTCAAGCGGCACACCTTCGTGATCGGCCAGGACCGCCGGATCATCGCGGTGATCAAGAGCGAGCTGCGGATGAGCGTGCACGCGGACGACGCTCTGGCCGCCCTCCGCGCGCACGCCCAGTCCTGA
- a CDS encoding DUF1295 domain-containing protein, whose amino-acid sequence MNPVLLNLLISLGALLVLLGVTFLISVTRRRYDIIDGFWGAGFAAVALVSLCLSAGHGVLWQRALITALTVVWGLRLAWHILRRNHGQPEDKRYVELMAKATGNPLAHLVKRVYLPQGAVLWFVSLPVQIGQYAQPVSTLLTVLGVAVWAIGFGFEAVGDAQLKRFKSDPGNKGQVMDSGLWRYTRHPNYFGDAAIWWGLYLLACQSWPGAATVLSPVLMTYVLTRRTGKALLERHLLVSRQGYRDYVRRTSGFFPLPPKKY is encoded by the coding sequence ATGAACCCGGTGCTGCTCAACCTGCTGATCTCCCTGGGCGCCCTGCTCGTGCTGCTGGGCGTGACCTTCCTGATCTCGGTGACCCGGCGGCGCTACGACATCATCGACGGCTTCTGGGGCGCCGGGTTCGCCGCGGTCGCGCTGGTCAGTTTGTGCCTCTCCGCCGGGCACGGGGTGCTGTGGCAGCGGGCGCTGATCACCGCGCTGACCGTGGTCTGGGGACTGCGGCTGGCCTGGCACATCCTGCGCCGCAACCACGGCCAGCCCGAGGACAAGCGCTACGTCGAACTCATGGCCAAGGCCACCGGGAACCCGTTGGCGCACCTGGTGAAGCGGGTCTACCTGCCGCAGGGCGCGGTGCTGTGGTTCGTCTCGCTGCCGGTCCAGATCGGACAGTACGCGCAGCCGGTCAGCACGCTGCTGACCGTGCTCGGCGTCGCGGTGTGGGCGATCGGGTTCGGCTTCGAGGCGGTCGGGGACGCCCAGCTCAAGCGGTTCAAGTCCGATCCGGGCAACAAGGGCCAGGTCATGGACTCGGGGCTGTGGCGCTACACCCGGCACCCCAACTACTTCGGCGACGCCGCGATCTGGTGGGGCCTGTACCTGCTGGCCTGCCAGAGCTGGCCAGGGGCGGCCACCGTGCTGTCCCCGGTGCTGATGACCTACGTTCTCACCAGGCGCACGGGCAAGGCGCTGCTGGAGCGCCACCTGCTGGTCTCCCGGCAGGGATACCGCGACTACGTGCGGCGGACCAGCGGGTTCTTCCCGTTGCCGCCCAAGAAGTACTGA